One Oceanotoga teriensis genomic window, TAAAGAAGCATCAAAGACCAACTCAACAAATGAAAGAAGGCGGAATAATCGAGCAACCATCTCCATTACATTCCTCAAAAGTAATGTTGGTATGTTCTAGCTGCGGAAATCCAACTAGAGTTGGTTATAAAGTACTAGAAGACGGAAAAAAGGTTCGTTACTGTAAAAAATGTAACGAAATCATTGATTAAGTGTAATGAGGAGGAATAATAAAAATGGCTGATTACATTCCACTTAAAGAGAGATACGCTGAAAAAGTTGTACCTGCTCTTCAAAAAGAATTTAATTATAAGAATATTAATCAAGTGCCGAAAATAGAAAAAATCGTCGTAAATATGGGAATAGGCGAAGGTTCAAGAAATAAAGGCGTTGTAGATAAACATGCTCAAGAATTAACAGAAATTGCTGGACAGAAAGCAATTATAATAAAAGCTAAGAAAAGTGTTGCGAACTTCAAATTAAGAGAAGGAATGCCTATAGGTGCCAAGGTTACTTTAAGAGGAAAAAATATGTATAATTTTCTCTATAAATTAATAAATATAGTATTACCAAAATTAAGAGATTTTAGAGGACTATCTAACAATTCTTTTGATGGAAGAGGAAACTATACATTTGGATTGAATGAACAATTAATTTTTCCTGAAATGAGACCTGACAGTGTAAATAGAGTTCAAGGTATGGATATAACTATAGTTACATCAGCACATACAGATGAGGAATCAAAAGAACTCTTAGCAAACCTAGGTTTCCCATTCAAAAGAGATTGATTGGAGGGATAAATTAAATGGCTAAAAAAGCAATGGTGGAAAAATGGAAAAGAGAACAAAAATATAAAACAAGAGAATATTCAAGATGTAAGGTATGCGGTAGACCAAGAAGTGTTATAAGAGAATTTGAATTATGTAGAATATGTTTCAGAAAAATGGCTTCAGAAGGAAAACTTCCTGGAGTAAAAAAGGCTAGCTGGTAAGGAGGGAAACGTTAATGTGGAGTGATCCCGTAGCAGATTTGCTTACAAGAATAAGAAACGCTAACTCTGTATTAAAAGAAAGTGTAGAAATTCCTGCTTCAAACTTAAAAAAATCTATTCTTGATATATTAAAAAAAGAAGGGTACATAAACGATTATAAGTTCATAGAAGATGGAAAACAGGGTGTTCTAAAAGTAAGCTTAAAATATAAAGGTGATAGAAGAAATAAAGAAAAAGTAATAGATGGTATAATAAGAGTGTCTAAAGCTGGAAGAAGAGTATACGTTAAATCAGAAGAAATTCCTAAGGTTAAAGGTGGAATGGGTATTGCCATAATTTCCACTTCCAAGGGTGTTCTCACCGACAAAGAAGCAAGAGAACTAAATGTTGGTGGAGAAGTAGTATGTTATGTTTGGTAAGGAGGTGCATTGCTAATGTCAAGAATCGCAGATAAACCTACAGTGATACCACAAGGCGTTGAAATAAACGTAGAAGCAAACAAAGTTACTGTTAAAGGTAAAAAAGGCGAATTAAATTTAGAATTTAGATCGGAAGTTACTATAGATATAAACGAAAATGAATTAATGGTTGGTCTAAAAGAAGAAACATTAAAAAGAGCTTCAGATAAAAAAAGACTAACAGCATTAAGAGGAACATATACAGCATTAATAAGAAATATGATAACGGGAGTAACAGAAGGATTTTCAAAAGAATTAGAAATAGTTGGAATTGGATATAGAGCAGCAAAGCAGGGAAAACAATTAGTTTTAAACCTTGGTTATTCACATCCAATAGAATACGATGCACCAGAAGGAATAGAAATAGATGTACCAGCACCTAATAAAATCATAATAAAAGGTTCAGATAAATATATGGTTGGAGAAGTTGCTGCAATTATAAGAAAAATGAGAAAACCAAATGCTTATTCCGGAAAAGGTGTAAAGTATATTGATGAAGTAATAATCAAAAAAGAAGGTAAAAAAGTTTAATGTATAAGGAGGGCTGATCATTAATGATAAAGAAAGCTGATAAAAAGGCTCTTAGAAGAAAAAGACACTTAAGAATTAGAAGGAAATTAAGTGGAACAACTGAAAAACCAAGAATGGTCGTAAACAGAAGTGAAAAACATTTATATGTTCAAATCATAGATGATACAAAAGGTGAAACCTTAGCAGCTGCTTCAACAATGGACAAGGCATTAAAAGGAAAACTTGAAAAGACTTGGAATGTTGAAGCTGCAAAAGAAGTAGGTAAATTGATTGCTCAAAGAGCAACAGAAAAAGGAATAAAAAATGTAGCGTTCGACAGAGCCGGTTATAAATATCACGGAAGAGTAAAAGCCCTTGCAGATGCAGCCCGTGAATCTGGGCTCAAGTTTTAGGGAGGTGCAATAAAGTAATGGCTAAGAAGAACTTTAAGGCAACTGAAGTGGCTCAAGAATTTGAAGAAAAAATAATAGAAATAAGAAGAGTTACCAAAGTTACAACTGGAGGAAAAACAATATCTTTCAGAGCTGTTTCTGTAGTTGGTAATAAAAAAGGAAAAGTTGGAGTAGGACTTGGTAACGCTAGAGAAGTTCCACAAGCAATAAAGAAATCAATAGAAAATGCTAAGAAAAATATGATTGAAGTACCTGTATCAAACGGTACAATTCCATATGATATAAAAGGAAGACAGGATTCTTCAAAAATATTATTAATGCCTGCAGGACCAGGTACAGGTATAATAGCATCAGCACCAGTTCGTGCAGTTGTTGAATTAGCAGGAGTACAAAATATTCTTACTAAATCATTAGGTTCTACAACTATTTTAAACCTTGCACAGGCAACAATGAATGGACTAAAAGGATTAAAATCACCTGAAAAAGTTGCACAACTCAGAGATATCTCTGTGAAACAAGTATTCCAAGGCGCTCACAGGGAGGGATAAGAGATGGCAGAAATAAAAATAAAATTAGTAAGAGGAAGAGCAGGAAAAAATAAGAGACAATTAGCAACGTTAGATGCATTAGGTCTCACAAAAAAAGATAGAGAAGTGGTAAAACCAGATAATCCACAAATACGTGGAATGATAAATAAAGTTCAACACCTCGTAGTTACCGAGGAAATAGCGTAAGTGAGGGGGTAAGAGTTATGGCGCTAAAAATAGAAAATCTTAAACCCACACAAGGTTCAAGATTTAAAAGCAAAAGATTAGGTAGAGGTAAAGGTACCGGTCTTGGTAAAACAGCTGGTAAAGGTCATAAAGGTGCTAAATCAAGAAGCGGATACTCAGTAAGAATAGGCTTTGAAGGCGGACAGACCCCACTTTACAGAAGATCACCTAAATTCGGATTCACAAATGCACCATTTAAAACAATATATTCAATAGTTAATTTAAAAACATTAGAAGAAAGATTTGAAAATAATGAAGAAATAACTGTAGAAAAACTTTTAGAAAAAGGAATAATACACAAAGTAAATGACGGAGTTAAGGTACTCGGAGAGGGAGACTTAACAAAAACCTTTGTCGTTAAAGCAAACGCTTTTTCTAAGTCCGCAGTTAGTAAAATTGAAGCGGCTGGCGGTAAGGCAGAGGTGATCTGATAATGGCTAATGCATTCAGGAATATATTTAAGATCCCGGAACTCCGGGATCGCGTCATTTTTACACTTTTGGCTTTAATAGCTTTCAGAGTTGGGTCATTCATACCTATACCTGGAATAAATGTTGATGCTTGGCAAGCAGCATTAAGCACAACACAAAATGGCGCAGCAGGGGGATTTGTAAACTTTTTTGATGTATTTTCTGGAGGAGCTTTAAAAAACTTCTCTATATTTGTATTAACAGTTACTCCATATATAAATGCTTCCATTATATTGCAGTTATTATCTTCTGTAATTCCAAGTTTAAAAGAAATGCTGAAAGAAGGAGAATCAGGAAGAAAGAAATTTGCTTCTTATACAAGACAGTTAACCATGGTTTTAGCTTTATTACAAGGATTAATGCTTTCATTAGCCGCTGTTAACTATAGAGCACAAGCATTGAATGGCTTTTTATTTGTAGTATTGGCTACAATTTCCATAGTTGCTGGAACAATGTTCTTATTATGGCTTGGAGAAATGATGACTGAAAAAGGTATTGGAAATGGTATTTCACTGTTAATTTTTGCAGGTATTGTATCAAGATATCCAGCATATGCTGCACAAGCATTGGTTGGATTAACACCTATAGAATGGATTTTACTCTTAGTTATAGCTGTAACAATAGTAATAACAGTAGTTGCAGTACAAACATCTGAAAGAAGAATAAATGTACAATATGCAAAAAGAGTAGTAGGTAATAAAATCTATGGTGGATCATCAACATACATTCCGGTAAAGGTTAATGGCGGGGGAGTTATTCCTGTAATATTTGCATCAGCTATTATGACATTACCAGACATGATTTCAAGATTTACAAAAAATACTGTAGACGATAGGTTATTTGGAATGGGTTCTCCATTGTACTTAACATTATTCGGAGTACTTGTATTTTTCTTTACATATTTCTATAGTTCAGTAGTTATGGATCCAAACGATGTAGCAAATAATATAAAAAATTATGGTGGATTTATTCCTGGAATAAGACCAGGAAAACCAACCACGAAATACATAAGAAATGTAATGAACAGAGTTACATTTATAGGAGCTCTATTTCTTGTAGTTATTTCATTATTGCCATATTTAATAAGAAGTACTGCAGGAGTTGAAATTTGGATAGGTGGAACTTCTACACTTATTGCGGTTGGTGTTGCATTAGACATAGTACAACAAATGGAACAACATATGATTGCAAGACAGTATGAAGGATTTATGAAAAAGGGAAAGCTCCGTGGGAGGAGATGAACTTAAATGAAACTCATATTTTTCGGACCACCTGGTGCAGGAAAAGGCACTCAAGCAAAAAGAGTATCCAAAGAATTTGATATACCGCATATTTCTACAGGTGATCTGTTGAGAGAAGCTGTAAAAGATGAGACAGAACTTGGGAAAAAGGTAAAAGAAATCCTTGAAAAGGGAAATCTTGTATCAGATGAAATCGTAAATGAACTCGTTGAAGAAAAAGTAAAAAAAATAGACAAATTTATTTTGGATGGTTATCCAAGAACTATACCTCAGGCAGAATTTTTAGATGAAGTATTAAAAAGTATAGATAAAGAACTTGACGGAATTGTTTTTATAGATGTTGAAGAAGAAGAAATAGTTGAAAGAATAACTAGTAGAAGAGTATGTCCTAAATGTGGTCGAGTTTATAACACTATAACTTTAAAACCAGAGGTATCAGGAATTTGTGATGATGATGGAACAAAATTAATACAAAGAGATGATGACAAGGAAACGGTTGTTAGAGATAGATTCCAAGTTTATCTAAAAAGCACTTCTCCTTTAATTGAATATTATAAGAAAAATAACAAAATTTTTACAGTAGACGGCTCTCAAGACATCGAAGACGTTACAAAAGAGTTGTTTAATATACTAAGGGGAGTTAGTGATGATAATAATAAAAACAGATAAAGAAATAGAAAAAATGAGACGGGCTGGACAAAGGCTTGCCCGTCTTCTTGATGAACTTTTGCCGAAAATAGTAAAAGAAGGTACTTCAGCAGAAGAAATAGAACTTTATGTTCTAAAATATGTAGATGAAGTTGGCGGAATACCTACATTCAAGGGATATGCTGAATATCCTTACGCCACAAATATATCTGTTAATGAAGAAGTAGTTCATGGATTTCCATTAAAAGAAAAAATTTTTAAATATGGAGATCTTGTATCTGTAGATTGTGGGATAACACTCGACGGATATGTTGCTGATAGTGCAAGAACTTACATAGTAGGAGAAGTAAATGAAGAAGAAAGAAAGCTTGTTGAAGCTACAAAAGAATCATTGTTAATAGGAGCAAAACAAGCGATAATAGGAAATAGAATAGGTGATATAGGACATGCCGTTCAAGAATATATTGAGGGACAAGGTTTTTCTGTTATAAGAGACTTTGTTGGACATGGTGTTGGTAGAAAACTCCATGAAGATCCTCAAGTTCCAAATTATGGAAAAATAGGTAAAGGTCCTAAAATAAGAAAAAATATGACATTAGCAATTGAACCAATGGTTGCTATGGGTGACTGGCAAGTTAAGATATTGGATGATGGTTGGACAACGATAACCAGAGATGGGAGTAAAGCAGCTCATTTTGAGTATACAGTTGCTGTAACTGAAAATGGTCCAGAAGTGTTGACAAGCCTGGAATACAATTCCCTATAAGAAGAAGGGGGGATAATATTGGCTAAGAAAAAAGATGTAATTA contains:
- the rplX gene encoding 50S ribosomal protein L24 encodes the protein MKIKKDDTVIVISGKDKGKKGKVLRAIPKSHKVVIDNINIVKKHQRPTQQMKEGGIIEQPSPLHSSKVMLVCSSCGNPTRVGYKVLEDGKKVRYCKKCNEIID
- the rplE gene encoding 50S ribosomal protein L5; this encodes MADYIPLKERYAEKVVPALQKEFNYKNINQVPKIEKIVVNMGIGEGSRNKGVVDKHAQELTEIAGQKAIIIKAKKSVANFKLREGMPIGAKVTLRGKNMYNFLYKLINIVLPKLRDFRGLSNNSFDGRGNYTFGLNEQLIFPEMRPDSVNRVQGMDITIVTSAHTDEESKELLANLGFPFKRD
- a CDS encoding type Z 30S ribosomal protein S14, whose translation is MAKKAMVEKWKREQKYKTREYSRCKVCGRPRSVIREFELCRICFRKMASEGKLPGVKKASW
- the rpsH gene encoding 30S ribosomal protein S8, which produces MWSDPVADLLTRIRNANSVLKESVEIPASNLKKSILDILKKEGYINDYKFIEDGKQGVLKVSLKYKGDRRNKEKVIDGIIRVSKAGRRVYVKSEEIPKVKGGMGIAIISTSKGVLTDKEARELNVGGEVVCYVW
- the rplF gene encoding 50S ribosomal protein L6, coding for MSRIADKPTVIPQGVEINVEANKVTVKGKKGELNLEFRSEVTIDINENELMVGLKEETLKRASDKKRLTALRGTYTALIRNMITGVTEGFSKELEIVGIGYRAAKQGKQLVLNLGYSHPIEYDAPEGIEIDVPAPNKIIIKGSDKYMVGEVAAIIRKMRKPNAYSGKGVKYIDEVIIKKEGKKV
- the rplR gene encoding 50S ribosomal protein L18, with protein sequence MIKKADKKALRRKRHLRIRRKLSGTTEKPRMVVNRSEKHLYVQIIDDTKGETLAAASTMDKALKGKLEKTWNVEAAKEVGKLIAQRATEKGIKNVAFDRAGYKYHGRVKALADAARESGLKF
- the rpsE gene encoding 30S ribosomal protein S5, which produces MAKKNFKATEVAQEFEEKIIEIRRVTKVTTGGKTISFRAVSVVGNKKGKVGVGLGNAREVPQAIKKSIENAKKNMIEVPVSNGTIPYDIKGRQDSSKILLMPAGPGTGIIASAPVRAVVELAGVQNILTKSLGSTTILNLAQATMNGLKGLKSPEKVAQLRDISVKQVFQGAHREG
- the rpmD gene encoding 50S ribosomal protein L30 — translated: MAEIKIKLVRGRAGKNKRQLATLDALGLTKKDREVVKPDNPQIRGMINKVQHLVVTEEIA
- the rplO gene encoding 50S ribosomal protein L15 — encoded protein: MALKIENLKPTQGSRFKSKRLGRGKGTGLGKTAGKGHKGAKSRSGYSVRIGFEGGQTPLYRRSPKFGFTNAPFKTIYSIVNLKTLEERFENNEEITVEKLLEKGIIHKVNDGVKVLGEGDLTKTFVVKANAFSKSAVSKIEAAGGKAEVI
- the secY gene encoding preprotein translocase subunit SecY, encoding MANAFRNIFKIPELRDRVIFTLLALIAFRVGSFIPIPGINVDAWQAALSTTQNGAAGGFVNFFDVFSGGALKNFSIFVLTVTPYINASIILQLLSSVIPSLKEMLKEGESGRKKFASYTRQLTMVLALLQGLMLSLAAVNYRAQALNGFLFVVLATISIVAGTMFLLWLGEMMTEKGIGNGISLLIFAGIVSRYPAYAAQALVGLTPIEWILLLVIAVTIVITVVAVQTSERRINVQYAKRVVGNKIYGGSSTYIPVKVNGGGVIPVIFASAIMTLPDMISRFTKNTVDDRLFGMGSPLYLTLFGVLVFFFTYFYSSVVMDPNDVANNIKNYGGFIPGIRPGKPTTKYIRNVMNRVTFIGALFLVVISLLPYLIRSTAGVEIWIGGTSTLIAVGVALDIVQQMEQHMIARQYEGFMKKGKLRGRR
- a CDS encoding adenylate kinase, translating into MKLIFFGPPGAGKGTQAKRVSKEFDIPHISTGDLLREAVKDETELGKKVKEILEKGNLVSDEIVNELVEEKVKKIDKFILDGYPRTIPQAEFLDEVLKSIDKELDGIVFIDVEEEEIVERITSRRVCPKCGRVYNTITLKPEVSGICDDDGTKLIQRDDDKETVVRDRFQVYLKSTSPLIEYYKKNNKIFTVDGSQDIEDVTKELFNILRGVSDDNNKNR
- the map gene encoding type I methionyl aminopeptidase, whose translation is MIIIKTDKEIEKMRRAGQRLARLLDELLPKIVKEGTSAEEIELYVLKYVDEVGGIPTFKGYAEYPYATNISVNEEVVHGFPLKEKIFKYGDLVSVDCGITLDGYVADSARTYIVGEVNEEERKLVEATKESLLIGAKQAIIGNRIGDIGHAVQEYIEGQGFSVIRDFVGHGVGRKLHEDPQVPNYGKIGKGPKIRKNMTLAIEPMVAMGDWQVKILDDGWTTITRDGSKAAHFEYTVAVTENGPEVLTSLEYNSL